A section of the Brevinema andersonii genome encodes:
- the fliE gene encoding flagellar hook-basal body complex protein FliE: MEFSSIREALQMNTTDTRHLKKTIKSSDQNTEQSFAEIFFKAIEKTNKDQHKADDLQQAAILSPDTVNIADIMIATEKARLSVGMLKAITERAARAYTEILNIR; encoded by the coding sequence ATGGAATTTTCATCAATCAGAGAAGCACTCCAGATGAATACAACAGATACCAGACACCTCAAAAAAACAATTAAATCATCTGATCAGAATACAGAACAATCATTTGCAGAAATTTTTTTCAAAGCCATTGAAAAAACAAATAAAGACCAACATAAGGCAGATGATTTACAACAAGCTGCAATTCTTTCACCCGATACTGTAAATATTGCCGATATTATGATAGCAACAGAAAAAGCACGACTTTCTGTTGGAATGCTCAAAGCAATCACAGAACGAGCTGCTCGTGCTTACACAGAAATTTTAAATATTAGATAA
- the flgC gene encoding flagellar basal body rod protein FlgC yields MGLFTSMNIGATGLTAQRLQVDVIANNIANANSTRTTEGGPYQRSRVVLTPRAGTPVFKSPHVPKALQPEMGGGVKVNAIEKDEAPARMVYDPTHPDAISGGRWSGYVAYPNVNIVEEMVNMIAANRSYEANVTMIESSKQMFDRALRLGQ; encoded by the coding sequence ATGGGTTTATTCACCAGTATGAATATAGGTGCTACAGGGCTCACAGCCCAAAGATTGCAAGTAGACGTTATTGCTAACAACATTGCCAACGCCAATTCAACACGTACAACTGAAGGTGGACCTTATCAGCGTTCAAGGGTAGTGCTTACACCGCGTGCAGGGACACCAGTGTTTAAAAGTCCTCATGTTCCAAAAGCTTTGCAGCCAGAAATGGGCGGAGGTGTGAAAGTTAATGCGATCGAAAAAGATGAAGCACCAGCCCGTATGGTTTATGATCCTACCCATCCTGATGCTATTTCGGGGGGACGTTGGTCAGGTTATGTTGCCTATCCAAACGTCAATATTGTAGAAGAAATGGTTAATATGATTGCTGCTAACCGCTCGTACGAAGCTAATGTAACCATGATTGAATCATCAAAACAAATGTTCGATAGGGCCTTAAGATTAGGTCAATAA